One window of the Streptomyces asoensis genome contains the following:
- the rpmG gene encoding 50S ribosomal protein L33: protein MARNSMRPVVTLKSTAGTGVTYVTRKNRSNDPDRLVLRKYDPLAEKHVAFREER, encoded by the coding sequence ATGGCACGCAACAGCATGCGTCCTGTCGTCACGCTGAAGTCGACGGCCGGGACCGGCGTCACCTACGTGACGCGCAAGAACCGCAGCAACGACCCCGACCGGCTCGTCCTGCGCAAGTACGACCCGCTCGCCGAGAAGCACGTCGCCTTCCGCGAGGAACGCTGA
- a CDS encoding TetR/AcrR family transcriptional regulator, protein MSPDDTTTQPLRSDAERNRGRITAAARAVFARDGLNASMASVARETGVGIATLFRHFPTKEDLVAAVFADRMDAYADAVATALDDPDPWHGFTGYIEAACAMQAADYGFADVLTTTFPTAKALEKRRNEAYEAMLRLIHRAKAAGRLRDDFDPSDLVLLHMANAGVVNATGDAAPDAWRRVVAFFIQSFEAPARGPLPEPPEHEALYRAMLRAGPAATDAPVPDKSS, encoded by the coding sequence ATGAGCCCGGACGACACCACCACCCAGCCCCTGCGCAGCGACGCCGAACGCAACCGGGGACGGATCACCGCCGCCGCGCGCGCAGTGTTCGCCCGCGACGGCCTGAACGCCTCCATGGCTTCGGTGGCCCGCGAGACGGGAGTGGGAATCGCCACCTTGTTCCGGCACTTCCCCACGAAGGAGGACCTGGTCGCCGCGGTCTTCGCCGACCGCATGGACGCCTACGCCGACGCGGTCGCCACCGCCCTCGACGACCCCGACCCCTGGCACGGATTCACCGGCTACATCGAGGCCGCCTGCGCGATGCAGGCAGCCGACTACGGCTTCGCCGACGTCCTGACCACGACCTTCCCCACCGCAAAAGCCCTGGAGAAGCGGCGCAACGAGGCGTACGAGGCCATGCTCCGGCTCATCCACCGCGCCAAGGCCGCAGGCCGACTGCGCGACGACTTCGACCCCTCGGACCTGGTGCTGCTCCACATGGCCAACGCCGGCGTCGTCAACGCCACCGGCGACGCAGCCCCCGACGCCTGGCGGCGCGTCGTCGCTTTCTTCATCCAGTCCTTCGAGGCCCCGGCCCGCGGCCCCCTGCCCGAACCGCCCGAACACGAAGCCCTCTACCGGGCCATGCTCCGCGCCGGCCCGGCGGCCACCGATGCACCGGTGCCGGACAAGAGCAGCTGA
- the ykgO gene encoding type B 50S ribosomal protein L36, whose amino-acid sequence MKVRKSLRSLKSRPGAQVVRRRGVVFVVNKKNPRLKARQG is encoded by the coding sequence ATGAAGGTACGTAAGTCCCTGCGTTCGCTGAAGTCCCGACCGGGGGCCCAGGTGGTCCGCCGCCGGGGCGTGGTCTTCGTCGTCAACAAGAAGAACCCCCGCCTCAAGGCCCGCCAGGGCTGA
- a CDS encoding DUF4142 domain-containing protein, translated as MVGTVVVGGALTLTLGALAYPSMLGLDTVSASGDRIIANTQWGPFTEGDRAFVVAVRAAGLWEHPVGLIGLQKGQSKGVLTASQHLVDGHAALDETCRKIAPLLNVTLPNIASPQQEGFVNTLKADQGKQFDVDFANILRMTHGSIFNTVAKIRSTTKNTLVRALADQANDTVLDHITVMEQTGLVDFDTTLFTQTTPPKLPKSDMTPPVPPAGQPLVVLPPPANATSTPVDLGPAMNGPAANGS; from the coding sequence ATGGTGGGCACTGTCGTCGTAGGGGGCGCACTGACCCTGACATTGGGTGCGCTGGCCTACCCGTCGATGCTCGGACTTGACACCGTGTCGGCTTCGGGCGACCGGATCATCGCCAACACCCAGTGGGGTCCGTTCACCGAGGGCGACCGCGCCTTCGTCGTGGCGGTGCGCGCAGCCGGTCTGTGGGAGCATCCTGTCGGGCTGATCGGGCTCCAGAAGGGGCAGAGCAAGGGGGTCCTCACCGCCAGCCAGCACCTGGTCGACGGGCACGCGGCGCTGGACGAGACCTGCCGCAAGATCGCGCCACTGCTGAACGTGACCCTGCCCAACATAGCCAGTCCGCAGCAGGAAGGGTTCGTCAACACCCTGAAGGCGGACCAGGGCAAGCAGTTCGACGTCGACTTCGCCAACATCCTGCGCATGACGCACGGTTCGATCTTCAACACGGTGGCGAAGATCCGCTCGACGACGAAGAACACGCTGGTGCGCGCGCTGGCCGACCAGGCCAACGACACCGTCCTGGACCACATCACGGTGATGGAGCAGACCGGCCTGGTCGACTTCGACACCACGCTGTTCACCCAGACCACCCCGCCGAAGCTGCCCAAGTCGGACATGACCCCGCCGGTCCCGCCCGCCGGCCAGCCGCTGGTCGTCCTGCCCCCGCCGGCGAACGCCACGTCCACCCCGGTGGACCTGGGCCCCGCCATGAACGGCCCGGCCGCCAACGGCAGCTAG
- a CDS encoding MFS transporter, whose product MPLALLALALVAFGIGTTEFATMGLLPQIADGVGVSVPHAGNIVSAYALGVVVGAPLLTGIGARIAHKRLLLLLSALFVIGNVASALAPGFGLLFAARFLAGLPHGALFGVGAVVASRLVAPERAGRAVSRMFLGLTIANIIGVPAGTALGQQLGWRYAYCAVAVIGLVALAALAAFVPHQPRSTQAGIRHELRAMGNRQVALGLATAVVGFGGFFAVYSYLVPILTHLTGFSDSSTTWVLALYGAGMTLGTLIAGPLTDRALRPTLYGGLALLGASLVTFYFTVHSPVPALVTLAFMGAMGALVTTPVQMLLMAKAKNAPTMAAASNHSAFNLANAGGAWLGGLAISAGWGWASPALVGATLAAAGLALALLAGLTDRGTGSSELITSSAAQTPTEARQIPTA is encoded by the coding sequence ATGCCACTGGCCCTGCTGGCCCTTGCCCTCGTCGCGTTCGGTATCGGTACGACCGAGTTCGCCACGATGGGGCTGCTGCCCCAGATCGCCGACGGGGTCGGCGTGTCCGTGCCGCACGCCGGCAACATCGTCTCCGCCTACGCGCTCGGCGTCGTCGTCGGCGCCCCGCTCCTGACGGGCATCGGCGCGCGCATCGCCCACAAACGGCTTCTGCTCCTGCTGTCCGCTCTGTTCGTGATCGGCAACGTCGCGTCCGCCCTCGCTCCCGGCTTCGGCCTGCTGTTCGCCGCGCGTTTCCTGGCGGGCCTGCCCCACGGAGCGCTGTTCGGCGTGGGCGCTGTCGTGGCCTCCCGGCTGGTCGCCCCCGAACGAGCCGGGCGGGCCGTGTCGAGGATGTTCCTCGGACTCACCATCGCCAACATCATCGGTGTCCCGGCCGGCACGGCTCTCGGACAGCAACTGGGCTGGCGCTACGCCTACTGCGCCGTCGCCGTGATCGGCCTCGTCGCGCTGGCCGCGCTGGCCGCCTTCGTCCCCCACCAGCCCCGCAGCACCCAGGCCGGCATCCGGCACGAACTGCGCGCCATGGGCAACCGGCAGGTCGCCCTCGGCCTGGCCACCGCCGTCGTGGGATTCGGCGGCTTCTTCGCCGTCTACAGCTACCTGGTGCCGATCCTGACCCACCTGACGGGCTTCTCCGACTCCTCGACCACCTGGGTCCTCGCGCTCTACGGCGCCGGAATGACGCTGGGCACGCTCATCGCGGGCCCGCTGACCGACCGCGCCCTGCGCCCGACGCTGTACGGAGGGCTCGCCCTGCTCGGCGCGTCGCTCGTGACGTTCTACTTCACGGTCCACAGCCCCGTTCCCGCCCTGGTGACACTCGCCTTCATGGGCGCGATGGGCGCGCTGGTCACCACCCCCGTGCAGATGCTGCTCATGGCCAAGGCGAAGAACGCCCCGACGATGGCGGCGGCCTCCAACCACTCCGCCTTCAACCTGGCCAACGCCGGCGGCGCCTGGCTCGGCGGCCTGGCCATCTCGGCCGGCTGGGGCTGGGCCTCGCCCGCCCTGGTCGGCGCGACCCTCGCCGCCGCCGGCCTGGCCCTCGCCCTCCTCGCCGGCCTCACCGACCGCGGGACCGGGTCCTCCGAACTGATCACGTCATCGGCAGCGCAGACCCCGACCGAGGCCCGGCAGATCCCGACGGCCTGA
- a CDS encoding contact-dependent growth inhibition system immunity protein gives MTVSIDRSRSLEELERDRWQAPPPDATRLMSRVHALRSRPVGTLTVEDLRLLIRQDIGLAVLLPLAVEVLRDNPLAEGHMGEGDLLCAVLTRNSAIWSAYPDPARQLTFIVGGLSGLSPDLRSEVERFVGAVQNS, from the coding sequence GTGACTGTATCCATCGACCGTAGTCGGTCCCTCGAGGAGCTCGAACGTGATCGCTGGCAGGCGCCCCCACCTGACGCCACCCGTCTCATGTCGAGGGTTCATGCCCTGCGGAGCCGGCCGGTCGGGACTCTGACCGTCGAGGACCTGCGCCTGCTGATCAGGCAGGACATCGGGCTGGCGGTGCTTCTTCCGCTCGCGGTGGAGGTGCTTCGTGACAATCCGCTGGCCGAAGGCCACATGGGCGAGGGCGATCTGCTGTGCGCAGTCCTGACCAGGAACTCGGCGATCTGGAGCGCTTATCCGGATCCTGCAAGGCAACTGACCTTCATCGTCGGCGGCCTCTCCGGCCTCTCGCCAGACCTGCGAAGCGAGGTCGAGCGGTTCGTAGGCGCCGTCCAGAATTCCTGA
- a CDS encoding S8 family peptidase encodes MLAATLGAVLAFGAPGALAGTLPVAPSTASASKAHAPAAVPASRSATWVAGTRAYLVITAPGDSSAVRSAIAANGGTVFSDFDAIGVIVAHSASSGFAAAMRGVAGVQQVGATRTSDVPADAYDPALPADPAQASTPAGEPVRADMSQIKADQAWAVNPGSASVKVGILDTGVDDRHQDLAPNFDAADSVSCAYGKPDTRAGAWRDVDTHGTHVAGTIAAAKNGKGVVGVAPGVRISAVRVAEPGNAFFFAENTVCGFVWAGDHGFKVTNNSYYTDPWQFNCPDNIDQAAIIEGVKRAQEYAEGKGSLQIAAAGNENYDLAHKTTDSASPNDSTPVTRTITNACLDIPTELPGVVTVAANGTGVTKASFSNYGQGVIDVAAPGSNVYSTVPGGGYGSKSGTSMATPHVVGVAALIASADPGITPAQIRAKLAAQANDIACPSDSRCTGTTASNSFFGEGQADALKAVGTTPPPGKYFENLADFAVNDNATVESPIAVTGVTGNAPATLKVGVDIKHTYTGDLKVDLVAPDGTVYTLHNHAGGSADNIAQTYTVNASSEVANGTWKLRVNDNAASDTGKIDAWNLTF; translated from the coding sequence GTGCTGGCGGCCACGCTCGGCGCCGTCCTCGCGTTCGGCGCCCCGGGCGCCCTCGCGGGCACGCTCCCCGTCGCCCCCTCCACCGCGTCGGCCTCCAAGGCCCACGCTCCGGCCGCCGTGCCGGCTTCCCGGAGTGCGACCTGGGTGGCCGGCACGCGTGCCTACCTCGTGATCACCGCCCCCGGTGACAGCTCTGCGGTCCGTTCCGCGATCGCGGCCAACGGCGGCACCGTCTTCTCGGACTTCGACGCCATCGGCGTGATCGTCGCCCACTCGGCGTCCAGCGGGTTCGCCGCCGCCATGCGCGGCGTCGCCGGCGTGCAGCAGGTCGGCGCCACGCGCACCTCGGACGTCCCGGCCGACGCCTACGACCCGGCGCTCCCGGCCGATCCGGCCCAGGCCTCGACCCCGGCCGGAGAACCGGTCCGGGCCGACATGAGCCAGATCAAGGCCGACCAGGCCTGGGCCGTGAACCCGGGCTCCGCCTCGGTCAAGGTCGGCATCCTGGACACCGGTGTGGACGACCGGCACCAGGACCTGGCGCCCAACTTCGACGCGGCCGACTCGGTCTCCTGCGCCTACGGCAAGCCCGACACCCGGGCCGGCGCCTGGCGGGACGTCGACACGCACGGCACCCACGTGGCGGGCACCATCGCCGCGGCCAAGAACGGCAAGGGCGTCGTCGGCGTGGCCCCCGGGGTGAGGATCTCCGCGGTCCGGGTCGCCGAGCCGGGCAATGCCTTCTTCTTCGCCGAGAACACCGTCTGCGGCTTCGTCTGGGCGGGTGACCACGGCTTCAAGGTCACCAACAACAGCTACTACACGGACCCGTGGCAGTTCAACTGCCCGGACAACATCGACCAGGCCGCCATCATCGAGGGCGTCAAGCGCGCCCAGGAGTACGCCGAGGGCAAGGGCTCCCTCCAGATCGCCGCGGCGGGCAACGAGAACTACGACCTCGCCCACAAGACGACCGACTCCGCGAGCCCGAACGACTCGACGCCGGTCACCCGCACCATCACCAACGCCTGCCTCGACATCCCGACCGAGCTGCCGGGCGTGGTCACGGTCGCGGCCAACGGCACGGGCGTCACCAAGGCCTCGTTCTCCAACTACGGGCAGGGCGTCATCGACGTCGCGGCGCCGGGCAGCAACGTGTACTCCACCGTCCCCGGCGGCGGCTACGGCAGCAAGAGCGGCACCTCGATGGCCACCCCGCACGTGGTCGGCGTGGCGGCACTCATCGCCAGCGCCGACCCGGGCATCACCCCGGCGCAGATCCGCGCCAAACTGGCCGCCCAGGCCAACGACATCGCCTGCCCCTCGGACAGCCGCTGCACGGGCACGACGGCCAGCAACTCGTTCTTCGGCGAAGGACAGGCCGACGCCCTCAAGGCCGTCGGGACCACCCCGCCGCCCGGCAAGTACTTCGAGAACCTCGCGGACTTCGCCGTCAACGACAACGCGACCGTGGAGAGCCCGATCGCCGTGACCGGCGTGACCGGCAACGCCCCGGCCACCCTCAAGGTGGGTGTGGACATCAAGCACACCTACACCGGTGACCTGAAGGTCGACCTGGTGGCGCCGGACGGCACCGTCTACACGCTGCACAACCACGCCGGCGGCAGCGCCGACAACATCGCCCAGACCTACACCGTGAACGCCTCCTCGGAGGTCGCGAACGGCACCTGGAAACTGCGCGTCAACGACAACGCCGCCTCCGACACAGGCAAGATCGACGCCTGGAACCTGACCTTCTGA
- a CDS encoding type B 50S ribosomal protein L31: MRPRIHPESRQVAFRDRAANALFLTRSTAASAQTVEWEDGNTYPLIDVDISSASHPFCTGTSRVVDTAGRVERFERRYGRAAPARP, translated from the coding sequence ATGAGGCCCCGCATCCATCCCGAATCCCGGCAGGTCGCCTTCCGTGACCGCGCCGCGAACGCCCTCTTCCTCACCCGCTCCACAGCGGCCTCGGCCCAGACGGTCGAGTGGGAGGACGGCAACACCTACCCGCTGATCGATGTCGACATCTCATCGGCGAGTCACCCGTTCTGCACCGGCACCTCGAGGGTCGTGGACACCGCTGGGCGGGTCGAGCGGTTCGAGCGTCGCTACGGCCGCGCGGCCCCGGCCCGGCCCTGA
- a CDS encoding carbonic anhydrase: MTGIEAPTPREAFALLLAGNQRFVAGAPEHPNQDATRRAEIAPAQQPFAVLFGCSDSRLAAEIIFDRGLGDLFVVRTAGHVIGAEVLGSIEYGVDVLGCPLVMVLGHDSCGAVGAACAALEDGMVPAGYVRDVVERVTPSVLAARAAGRVEPEEILAEHIRHTVDLLLDRSRVLAERVAAGQAAVVGLCYRLADGSAQLVASRGLDAAVPTAS; the protein is encoded by the coding sequence ATGACCGGAATCGAGGCCCCGACGCCCCGCGAGGCTTTCGCGCTCTTGCTGGCCGGAAACCAGCGCTTCGTCGCCGGCGCCCCTGAGCACCCCAACCAGGACGCCACCCGCCGCGCCGAGATCGCACCGGCCCAGCAGCCCTTCGCCGTCCTGTTCGGATGTTCCGACTCCCGGCTGGCCGCTGAGATCATCTTCGACCGCGGCTTGGGTGACCTGTTCGTCGTGCGCACCGCGGGCCACGTCATCGGTGCGGAAGTGCTGGGCAGCATCGAGTACGGGGTGGACGTACTGGGCTGCCCGCTGGTGATGGTGCTCGGTCACGATTCGTGCGGCGCGGTCGGCGCGGCGTGCGCCGCGCTGGAGGACGGCATGGTGCCGGCCGGGTACGTCCGAGACGTCGTGGAGCGCGTGACCCCCAGCGTGCTCGCGGCGCGGGCCGCCGGTCGGGTGGAGCCGGAGGAGATTCTCGCCGAGCACATAAGGCACACCGTCGACCTGCTGCTGGACCGCTCCCGGGTGCTCGCCGAGAGAGTCGCCGCCGGGCAAGCCGCCGTGGTGGGGCTGTGCTACCGCCTGGCTGACGGCAGTGCGCAGCTCGTCGCATCCCGCGGCCTCGACGCAGCGGTGCCCACCGCGTCCTGA
- a CDS encoding DMT family transporter, producing the protein MESTLCRIRCGEREVWSHFFLLSPVMDIRKNSPAAGAIPVLSAAVLWGTVGPAQVLAASPMTPAALGGWRLLAGGLVLGAFTIRPGKFRAPAARKAMGPLLICAFSTGIYQVAFLSSVARTGAALATVVALGTAPAATGWCARWVIGERMGTAWMVSTGAAVAGCTLLLAPGSTRVDPFGLLLAVAAGTCYGLYTVFAKKLAAAAPAAHLPAFSALSLLVGSLTLLPWMIKDAAPVNNTTTLALIGWLGIGATAAAYWLFTMGLSRVRATTAGTLSLAEPVAAALIGVLLLHERLSPSAWAGCALILTGMITLCLAPMPRSRTSVRAAADPRACRSTFADGSGLSGRRNAGKPLEFLGQDQGPCEGSRATRWRTGPVGSGRSPEHRPNQSLNGPALHGGFAAGRPNGLRTRSSPAGRPARQVRSRIRAAQPAVVRVPVTPDGARVRCGGGVRLVHAQFDPDRVACRRQPGRTGAGGHRLVEFRPVAGEDAGGARIVDACATSHSRGGQGVRHLGRRRGRRQAAGRVPRPSRPGLLRLAQETGSGTSPGLTGTISTRVQPTAFSSVRRCFADRLSYLPADACGVPSGSVQRRP; encoded by the coding sequence ATGGAATCGACTCTATGCCGAATTAGATGTGGAGAGCGGGAAGTGTGGTCGCACTTCTTCCTGCTCTCGCCGGTCATGGACATACGAAAGAACAGTCCGGCGGCCGGCGCGATTCCGGTTCTGTCGGCGGCGGTGCTGTGGGGCACTGTCGGCCCTGCCCAGGTGCTGGCGGCCAGTCCCATGACGCCGGCGGCCCTGGGCGGGTGGCGGCTGCTCGCGGGCGGCCTGGTCCTCGGGGCGTTCACCATTCGTCCGGGGAAATTTCGGGCGCCGGCCGCGCGCAAGGCCATGGGTCCGCTGCTGATCTGCGCCTTCTCGACGGGCATCTACCAAGTGGCCTTTCTGTCCTCGGTGGCGCGGACCGGCGCGGCTCTGGCCACGGTGGTCGCCCTGGGCACCGCCCCCGCCGCGACCGGATGGTGCGCCCGGTGGGTGATCGGTGAACGGATGGGGACCGCCTGGATGGTGAGCACCGGCGCGGCCGTCGCCGGCTGCACGCTCCTGCTGGCGCCGGGAAGCACCCGCGTGGACCCGTTCGGTCTGCTCCTGGCCGTGGCCGCCGGCACCTGCTACGGCCTGTACACCGTCTTCGCCAAGAAGCTGGCCGCCGCCGCTCCCGCTGCCCACCTGCCCGCGTTCTCCGCGCTGTCGCTGCTGGTGGGCTCTCTCACTCTGCTGCCCTGGATGATCAAGGATGCCGCCCCGGTGAACAACACCACCACCCTGGCCTTGATCGGCTGGCTGGGCATAGGTGCCACCGCCGCCGCGTACTGGCTGTTCACCATGGGCCTCAGCCGGGTGCGGGCCACCACGGCCGGGACGCTCAGCCTCGCCGAGCCCGTGGCCGCGGCCCTGATCGGCGTGCTCCTCCTCCATGAGCGCCTCTCGCCCTCGGCGTGGGCCGGCTGCGCGCTGATCCTCACCGGAATGATCACCCTGTGCCTGGCACCGATGCCCCGCAGCCGTACTTCCGTACGGGCGGCGGCGGATCCACGCGCTTGCCGTAGCACGTTCGCTGACGGTTCCGGGCTCTCCGGCAGGCGCAATGCGGGAAAGCCGCTCGAGTTCCTCGGACAGGACCAGGGGCCGTGCGAAGGCAGCAGGGCCACCAGGTGGCGGACAGGTCCGGTCGGGTCGGGTCGGAGCCCGGAACACCGTCCGAACCAGTCCCTCAACGGGCCGGCGCTGCACGGCGGGTTCGCGGCCGGCCGGCCGAACGGCCTCCGTACGAGGAGTTCGCCTGCCGGCCGGCCGGCCCGGCAGGTACGGTCGCGGATCAGGGCTGCGCAGCCGGCCGTAGTCCGTGTGCCGGTCACGCCAGACGGAGCGCGGGTGCGGTGCGGTGGTGGAGTACGGCTCGTCCATGCGCAGTTCGATCCGGACCGCGTCGCCTGTCGCCGTCAGCCGGGGAGAACCGGTGCAGGCGGCCATCGTCTCGTCGAGTTCCGCCCCGTAGCGGGCGAGGACGCCGGCGGCGCTCGCATCGTCGACGCCTGTGCAACTTCGCACAGCCGCGGCGGCCAAGGTGTTCGACACCTTGGCCGCCGGCGCGGACGCCGGCAGGCAGCCGGACGAGTGCCGAGGCCGTCCCGCCCCGGTCTGCTCCGCCTGGCTCAGGAAACCGGCTCGGGAACTTCGCCGGGTCTGACCGGCACGATCTCGACACGGGTGCAGCCCACGGCTTTCAGTTCGGTGCGGCGGTGCTTTGCGGACCGCTTGTCGTACCTGCCGGCGGACGCCTGCGGGGTACCGTCCGGGTCGGTCCAGAGGAGACCGTAG
- a CDS encoding Lrp/AsnC family transcriptional regulator: MELDALDRVLLRELQNDARQTNRDLAGKAGVSPSTSLERVRLLRERGVVTGYHAALDLDTAGRPVQALISVRIRPPARPVIEGFREWAARLPEVIGLFVTSGTHDFLIHVAVPDVDGVYAFVIDRLTERREVVDVQTTMVYEHVQPRCIEPAGPDRPRSARKAC; encoded by the coding sequence ATGGAACTTGATGCACTGGATCGGGTCCTGCTCCGAGAGCTGCAGAACGATGCACGGCAGACCAACCGAGACCTCGCCGGCAAAGCCGGGGTCTCGCCCTCCACGTCGCTGGAGCGGGTGAGACTGCTGCGCGAGCGCGGTGTGGTCACCGGCTACCACGCTGCCCTGGACCTCGATACGGCCGGCCGCCCCGTCCAAGCGCTCATCTCCGTGCGCATCCGGCCTCCAGCCCGCCCCGTCATCGAGGGGTTCCGGGAATGGGCGGCGCGGCTGCCCGAGGTGATCGGCCTGTTCGTCACCTCGGGCACTCACGACTTCCTCATCCACGTAGCCGTCCCCGATGTGGACGGCGTGTACGCCTTCGTCATCGACCGCCTCACCGAACGCCGTGAAGTCGTCGACGTGCAGACGACGATGGTCTACGAGCACGTCCAGCCCCGCTGCATCGAGCCGGCCGGCCCGGACCGGCCCCGCTCCGCACGCAAAGCCTGCTGA